The window CTTCCTCTAACAATATCAATGAACAAttgataatttaaataaacagctaatatatgaataaacCATGTGTATTAGGAAAAAGTAAACAAtatcataatttaaaatagaaCTCCAAGATAAAatgtaatgataaaaataaaccctatcatatatatagcaCAACATAATGAAATCGatctaataaatatataaaatcataatataatatCAACATTGTCTactaaaatgaaataattatattcttcTTGATTTCTCAGATCTTTCATGTTCGTGGTTTTTTGAGAATGTTTtgtatttcaaaattttattagataattttaaactttttaaatggGTAGTACGTTCCCAAGAACACGCTCAAAAGGACAAATCCTATGAATGCGGGCGTTCCTATGCCAAATATGatccattcatattttttaagaataaaaaaggcgACCATGGTGcctaaaaaatacaaagcaAATGGGTAAGCAACTAAAAAGGCCAATACGAGGTATGACAATGCTCTATTTTTAATCCTAGAATATGCCAATTTATTAGAAAATTCTTTGGGCTTGATTCCCATGCTTTCACCTTGtaccttattttttatgtcaggaaacttttttaattcaacCTTGGAATTTAATTTTCTAGATTTTCTCACCCAAGGGGGTGTTTTTAAGTAGATCTCCACTACGAATACcggaaattttattttgttgtccTGTTTCTATAACAGTTTCACCCCTTAATGATCTGCTAATCCTCACACCTAAGGtgtcattttggctagttccATTACCCCATGATGTACCCAGTTCAGTTAcctaaaatgtaaaaagcaCATTCAGAATTTATAAAGTACACaagcatttttataaaaaaaaaaaatttcatctttagcaaaaagaagaaagttAATCATAATAAATGCGgggattttaaaatttaatagtTATTATCATACGTAGTTGGGATATTGCCAGGAGCACAGTACAAAGCTAAATATAGAAAGTTTCGCAAGAGatatcattttgtttttttttttctttagcgTACAAAGGTTCTAACttgtgatatattttttgtttatatatatttgtggaTTATatgattgttttttttgttaataggAAATTCTAATAAAATCGTTTTGTATGTGATTTACTGTTTTTTcctaaagtaaaaatttactttAGCTTAAATTCAAAGTAATTAAAATGCAtagtaatatataaaaaaggtggtAATtcagaataataaaaatatattttagtaaatattatattatttaaaattaattaaagtggttaatattttaaaaaaataatagctaCTTTTCAAGGGTTCATATTGCAAGGTTCAGGGTTAAgttttcagggtttagggttcagggtttagtgtttactatatatttttttctatgcgatTCCTTATGAACGagctaaaaaaattgaactttcatttttatataaaataaattaattttctttt of the Plasmodium cynomolgi strain B DNA, scaffold: 0552, whole genome shotgun sequence genome contains:
- a CDS encoding hypothetical protein (putative), with the protein product EIYLKTPPWVRKSRKLNSKVELKKFPDIKNKVQGESMGIKPKEFSNKLAYSRIKNRALSYLVLAFLVAYPFALYFLGTMVAFFILKKYEWIIFGIGTPAFIGFVLLSVFLGTYYPFKKFKII